The Kryptolebias marmoratus isolate JLee-2015 linkage group LG21, ASM164957v2, whole genome shotgun sequence genome segment ATTTCAACCCAAcctttgttcttgtttcttgttccagtttttgtctctgtaaTTGTTATGGCCAGGGTTTTATCATGGCTGAATGTTTATTCTAAcattagggaaaaaaaatggctgatgGGATTTTGAAACATCTTACAATTTAGGAGGAATTTGAAACAGAGTTAAAAGGCATTTGTGTTTTGGTTCCCTGCATGAACACAGTCTCACACACAGGGACTCTCTGGCGGTATCATTCCCAACACTCGTAAATTTTCCAACTGTGTGTCAGCCACCAGCAGAACAAAACCCGGAAGTCTGAATGTTTATCCACGAGGGGTAAGCAATGCCATTTCCTCAGAAGGCCAGAATTAAGCCACCTCCTGTCTCGCCACAGTGTCTTTTTAAGGAATTTTGAAACTCTGCGTTGTTTGGTGCTCTTCTCTCATTTGAAATGTTGTCGTACTAATAAAATAATGTCTCCTaatgatcttttatttattatcagacAGGCTAACTGAATTAAGTTTATACCTGTCTGATAAACTAGTGatgcaacacaaaataaaatctatgaTATACAGTAATTGCACCAGGTTTTCatattattacattaaaaaatgtgctATAATTACAGTATTACTTTCACTGTGGCCTTCACTTTTCTCTTAATAATactgaactgaacaaaaacagcatttctctTTGTACTTTCTTGGCACTTAGTAATTGTGCAGCTCTCCACTATGCACCATacatcagtggttcccaaactttccAGCTTCTAAAGACCCACAACTTCATGTTTCATAACTTTGAGATTCACCTGCCAAATTTCCCTCAAACTTCTTCTCACTCCTTGACCCACACAAGCCGAGACACTGACCTTTCTACCAGGTAACTGCGAAGCCCCCAGACCAAACCCTTGGCCACAGTGTTGGCTCTTGGTGTGAGGATGGCCTGCGTGACGTGGAATGATCCCTGGGCTGCTCTTTCCTTCAGTGTGGTTTCAAGGAACTAAAAGTAGAGAACGGTAAACAGAGGAAGGTTTTACTAAAGGAGCTCTTGAAAATAGGAAATTTGTTTAAAGGGGTAATGCGAGGGCattgtgtaaaagtaaaaggGGTTATTGTAAGGTTAGTAGAGTAAGAGGCTATGAGATAAGAAGGCCCACCagaggaagaaataaaacagggcAGGGTAGCTGAGCAGTGACAGCttggagaagaaaacagagaggaaggatgaacttttgtctttaatttgaaCCCAGAAAAAGCTTTTATAAAGACTTCCTAAATCTGAATCTTCCAAGTCCAAAAAGCAGATGAAGTAACCCCCAAAATAACAAGTACAACAATAATTCATACACTGTCGTGTTTTACTTGTAAGCTTCCTGCAAAACCTTTGAAAATTAACAATTTTTCAATGAGGCATTAAATTCTAGTTGGCACACATGAGCTGCttatttcaggtttttccacaacatttttattggaaACCACAACTTTGACATCATTCCAAACATTAACAACACTCATGTCAGAACAACTTGTGCCCTTTTTGCATGACTGACTTCGATGTTTCTGACATGTTCTGTTACAATAAGAGCTTTTCTTGGAAATGCATGTTTAAGGATTCATCGACATGCTTTGGAGGGAAAGTCTGAGTGTTGCTCTCTTACTTTTATAAGCTTGTTGGGCTCGGTGGTGTTTGCCCAGGGAGCAGGGATCTTATAGCCAGGCCACATGACCGGGATACCCTGCGCTGAGGGGTGATGGTAGAACACAATAacctgaaaggagaaaaaaatgaaagatgctgggagaagaaaaaagaagaaaaagtcaatCAGAACAAGAGTTCAAATTTATCATTAAGATATAAACATTAACAATACAAACAACAGCCTGATATGGCCTAACGAGTCATCATAATTTAACCTCCTAATTGAATCAAAGTGGCCAGATCCAGGACAGTCTGTACGTTTATTCAGAAGCTTCTGTGTTATCTGCTCAGTTTCACACAGTTTCATAGATTTTAATTaagcattttaaacattttatcataaaaacacaTGTGACCAGTTTAGCCTCCATGTGCAATGATCACAAAGAGATCTTTAACAtcccaaaacaaagagaaatgcTGCCCTCTGCAGCTGCTTAACGTGCAGCTCTTCCTTTTCTCCCCACTCTCTTATTTCCTGCCTGAAAGACTTCCTTTCTCCTTTGCCAAGTAAGTCAGTAACAGATTAAGGTCATGGGGACAGGAGTGAAAGTAGGCTCTTTGCATGAGATACAGGCATGCACACGGTGCTATAATAGTGTAGCAAAAAACACATAATTCGACtaaacagcagctcaaacatAAATGCACAAACTTATTTGGCTCTAAATATGGATATACATATCTTTGTAATAGATCTccagaaattaaatcaaagtaCAAAATGGTTTACGTGTCTGAAAGTGTAAGATGATAAAATATGAAGTTTTACATCTATAGGCAGGCTGGTTAATGGAACAAGTGGTAATGGGATGATGTTCCTGCTCAGGAGCGTCACAGGTGGCAGGGATTACCTGGCAGTCATTGATCtgtcacacacacgcacacacacacatccttatCTTACTTCTGCACGTTGTCAATGGTTTAAATACACAGAGCTCACCCTTCAGTCCTTCTTATCCCCCATCTTTGAAATTAAGCCCTAAACACTTGGAAGATTTGATCTGACAGAACATATTCCTGCTGAAATGTTTCGCTGTGGATCTCACCTGATATTTCTTCTCCCAGAGGTAGTCCAGAGTGACATTTTCTACCATGCAGTTGTTGCACAGCTTACTGCCAAACACCTCCTGGAGCATGCGGATCAGGTAGATGTGGTGCTCTGCCTCCATTGCGTAGTAATGGTTGAAGTCCAAAAACACCACCTGAATCGGGGGATCTAATCCGTTAGTCTGCCAACGATTCATTTATGTGTAAAACATTGTCTGACACACGAGCCTCTCACCTCTTTCTTGTGTCTGCAGAGGAAGGAGTTAATTTCCAACAGGCCGTCTCTCACCTTTGCAGACGAACAGGAGATGAGGTCAGTTGAAGTTTATCACTCAAATGGAAAAATGCCACAGCGTTTTTGTAAAGCTCCACCGACTCAACAGTGAgcactgaaacaacaaaatactaaaactaCATCCCAGCAAGAAATAAGGATTAAAAGAGTCAAAATGTAGCTGTGCAGTTTTGAGACTGTCATGTTTCTTTCAGTGCCAGCAGTGAAGCCTAcgtgttgttttgtgttaaatttgaGTTATTTAGGTGAAGGTTGGAaggtaaacaagtaaaataaacactttcagCTCAGCTACTTCTTCACCACAGCAGACCGGACCAATGCCCCCGTTACTGCGGACAAGGCCCGCAGtacactgaaacaaacatttcaactGAGCAGGGAACAATGGTCCActatttaattataaaatggGCATTTTATGGCTCCAGTTCTCTGATTGATAAGACAAAATCATTCAACACTGAAGGATGTtactaaactaaattaaaaaatacaacaaatattttgttgcaaatCGCTTGATTAGACATGAGAGTAAAAATGGCAGCTAATTAGGTGCAAATAGTTTCGGCACTCACCTTGTGTCCAAAGAGGCCATGGATGAAATAGATCTCGTTTCCAGCTTCGCCTGGTTTAGAAGACACCCTGAGATCAAAATAACGAATTCCTGCATCCAGCTGCTCCCTAAATGTCAAGTTCTGAAAATATAAATGACTTTTTACTTACAACTGGCTGCAAATTTATCTTTCTTCTAAATCTTCTAGGTGTAATCTGCATGCAgactggctgcttttttttgttttgttttagacttTTAGAGGATACCTGTGTCATTGACCACTTCACCATGACTTTCTTGGCCAAGACACTGAACATGGTGGCCAGGTATTTGACATAAGCCTTCTGATCTGGGCCCACGGGAGCATGCTCATCCACCCAGAAAGTAAAAGAATCATGAGAGCCTGAAAGAAAGGAGGGACAGGTGATGGGggaacacatttatttataaactggagggaagatgagacaaaaaaagcagctttatgaCAGAAGCTTCAGTTATGAAGGAGAGGATGCAGTTTTGGAAGATTTTATCCTTCTGGACAAATGAGTGTCATCATCAGATGCATTCTGATTAAACATCCTGCTCCTAATATATTTGTTTTCGTCTAGCAGGTGTAACAAGTCTTTCTGCGGATGGCTCACCTGGCACAGCGATGTATTTGAGCGGCATGGCACTGAGTTGGGAGGGCAGTGACCCCATCCAGTCGGCATTGACCTTGCCAATCCCCGCAGGTCTCGTCTTCATGTCAAGAACCACCCGCCCACAACCCGGTCAGGACGCCGCTTTCTGGTAACAGATCCCCGTGCGCTCCCAACAGGTAACACAAACCACAGGTCATCCTGGAAGGCGGTGAATAATTTACGACATGTTTAGGATCTAAAAAACGTGCAGAGAATGGCTTTAGTTTGGGAGCGACCTGCATTGAGTCAAGACAAAAAGGGCGTTCTGTACAAGACCGACAGGAAGCTGTAACTACAATAATCCTCTTAGAGTGAATCTGCACTTGttactccctcctcctccctgcacATTCTGCTTCCTCTGGGTTTAACCTGCCCCTGGTTTGTGCTGGAGCCATAATCAAGACACATAAATGCATGAAAAACTAAGATAaaagtttgttattttattagatTATATGTGGAAAAGTTtcatatgtttgtttaaattaataacCTTACAAAAATAATCACATAGAGTAGGCTGATAATGACACAATATGCCTAAATAGTTACTGAAATGTGTTGTTGCACGAGTTCATCCTATTCACCCTCCCAGTATAAACTAATCTGGGATCATATATCAAATTTCCATAACATAAAGCCTTAtagagatatttttttaaaacataggtgggttttttgtgtgttttctccaaCAGCTAACGATAAAGATAAGAAATTACTTGCTGGTAAAAAAGCCAACCTTGGCAAATAACTGGCACAGCTTTTTTTACTCctaaaaaacttgaaaatattaCAACCATCAgatgaaataaattttttttctggtctgGGCAGAGCCCTCAGTGTGTGCACATACTTTATTATATTATGTGCTGTGACCTCACATTATgcctcatttattttacatatttaagtGCATGCAAATATTCTTGAGatagtaattttaaaaagaagctagctgctttttgttttgactgataCTTCATTTAATCCTTTAGAAACACCTGGAGCTTGCTTAAGTTGGAGGAAAATATCTGGATAATCCttttgaggacaaaaaaaaattgtaaaaggttaatttttgtgcagcttttataAAATTTGAACTCATAGGATAAAGTAAAGCATCAGTCTGGGCTGATTCCTAAAAAGGAGCCAcatctgattaaaataaataaaaaataaaagcatgtagCGCCCTCTGTAGGTGACTAGCCTGCACTACCGCCACTGTGTCCAAAGAGCTGATATAAAGAAGAGGTCTTACTCTGTCACGGTTGTTGAAATCCTAAATATGGCGGATTGTTTGGAGCTGGACTACGGTCTAcgctgaaattttaaaaaacacataaatgtttaaCATGAAATATTATTAAGAGTTCTCGCAATCTGGACAATTTTGGTAAATTTCAGTACCAAATTTCTCCACTCCGGCTGCCTCCGAGGACAACAAATCCCATAAAGCACCGCGGCCTCCCTGCGCCTGCTCGTTACGCACAGCGGCTGAGCGGAACGCTctcgttttgtgtgtgttcgtttCCATGGCGACAGAGGTCACGCGcacacgcgcgcgcacgcaCCTTATCGTGAGCGCTGGCGTTAGAAAACTGCTTGAATTTTATCAGGGAGCTATCAGCGGAGCCAGAAAACAGGCCGAGGAGAGGAGAACCTCCCCGGAGTGGTGAGTTAAAAGCCGGAGGGGGGAAGGCGAGATAAGAGCAGCAGAAACCTGCTTTCAACTTCTGTCTTAAACTCAATTCTtccaggtttttgtttatttctgttcaacaaaacaaaaccagattactttttttttccctgctgctgtgtttttgccACTGATTAggtttacataaataaaattaatatcaTTATGAAATATGTTATTAAGTAGGCTTtatcattttttctcttttctctgacaGGTTATTTACAGCTTCTTTTTTAGTGTAACTGACCTTGATTAGCTTCCTCATGTCATGTGGTCTTGGTACATCTTAATTCTTTTAAATCCCTCTCAGGCAGATTGTAGGCCTGGCTTATAGTCTTCTCTGGCTGCTTGTAGTTCAGGGGGTTTCCATATCATGATGGGAACTGCGAAGTAGAAAGATAAAATGTAATTACAGTGCTCAACAGGAATGAGCAGTCTCATAATAATCTGCACAACCGATTAATTCTGCAAAGGGttgtaacattttcttttccaaatgTATTCTTCTTGTCGTTCACCGAGAGGACACAAGTTGCACTTTTTCATGCAACTAAAATCAATCAAATCTCTGCCATCAAAAGTTCAGAACAAAGCTAACGTCGGTGAAACATTTAActgtatttaataataaatttgcATTGAACAAACAAATTGGGAACTGTTTATCCAGAACAGAAAATGCCTTATTTGCTTTGACATTATAATTTagtaaaaatgcatttctttattCTCCTAATTTTATTGCTTTCTTAGAATCTCTTTGACATGCTCACTGTAAGAGCTTTATTCTGCATgcacatgtgtttttttttctttctttttcacacCACAATTCACCTGTTGATGCACCAAAACACGTGGAGCTGTTGATCAAACAGtactcaataaaataaaataaaataacaaatcagAGTGCTATGTTATCTAAACAGGATACatagacattttatttacattcagaTTCTTGATTTCTGTTCTCCTAAAACTCACTTTCATGAAGGTTTTGGACTCCTTCTTGCTCCTttcttaataaaagaaaaagatttgtttttgtttttgatttatttatttaaaacagagacaatatacagtataaattAACCACAAGAGGGGAGATGCAGTGTATCAGGTTAGAGCTCTAAGTGCTATTTTCCACAGCTGATACGTGAACACGAACTTAGCCTAAAGGTTTCTAGCATCGCAGCTATGATTCAGCTGCTTCGAAGTAAGAGGAGCAGTGCTGAAAACCTCCTCATGGAGGTTAATTTCACGTTTCATGGCGTCACTTAAATCCCCCTGCCAGGCAGGGTGCAGCTTGGGGACAGCCGTGGATGCCAGTAAACATGTTGGTGATGTAACACCCTATTTACATCTCTCCTGGCCTAATCCGTCTGTGTCATCACCCCTGGGCGTTCGCGTTGAAGCTTAACGCTCTGCACACCTGATCCTCCTcactttggggaaaaaaagaggaagcgATCCATCATTCGTGGccgttctttttttaaaattgcgtttaagtagttgtttttaaatgtaccgTACATTTATATGTTGCTGAtgtattatttttctaatttttagcTGCTGATTTAACAACATCACCAAGATCCAACCTTTTTTAACAATGGAGCAAAAAGACAGGCTTTAAACTCCAGACTCTGTGGATTTGCAGCACGTTGGACCAACTGAACGCTTCTGGAGAAAAGGCAACAGGAAGAGGAGACTTTTGATGAATGAATCGCCGTTCTGAGAGACGATGAATCGCTACACCACCCTGAGGCAGCTGGGTGACGGCACCTATGGCTCTGTGCTGATGGGGCAAAGCAACGAGTCTGGAGAACTCGTGGCCATCAAGAAGTGAGTGTTTCAGTCATTCTCAGCTAAAATCTTTGAACATTTTCTTACCTTGTTATAGctgtattaaaatatttcaaaatgtagtcaatttaattttaaattgaatgttTTAGAAGTATAAATCCACTAGATTGCAACACCTACAAGATATTAGATAAAATGAACATTATTATGATATTTGATATAACTTCTTAGCTTTGTTGCTCATTCTATATACAAAATTCCTTGAAGAAgcctttaaaatattatatagatataaaaaatatctgtaaaattgactgagttatagctgtttttgtgttggctgaggtcgactagctgtggtggccatcttcaactgggttgactccaaatgtttttCAGTTGGTTATTCATCTAacgattattttctgcaagttaccttaaaatctgtccagtggctcatgggagttttagctaacagacacagtGTAACATGTAGCACTTGAAGTATTACTACTGCACCTAAATTAGGCTcatgtctgcaaaactgactgagttgtagccacaTTGTAGGTGTggatccagtgattactttctgagagtttcattaaaatctgtccattggttaaccccaaaaaaacactggaaaaaagATGATTAGCCTTTCACCTTTGGTGGCAGATGATAATAACTGTGTTAAGCCCTAAATATGACCACGACTGGTCTCCCCTCTCATACAATCTATCATTGACTCTGAGatgttgcctttttcttttatttctgtcgAATGTTTTCTGCTGTCCTAAGCAGTCTTAAGCAGCAGGTGTAATATAAAACCAGAAGCTCAGGCTCTGGATAATTTGTGTCATTCACGTTTCTTGCCTTCTGCAGGGCAAACAAACCTGCTTACATTGTGTTGCGTCTGCAACGCGGTCCCAGAGTTCAATAATAGACGAGAAACCGGGAAGACGCGTCCACTTGTTGATTCTTTGGTTACCAAGCAAGACAATACGGTGATGGTTGAAGGCAGTGAAagtgaagggggggggggtcgggTTGCTGGTAACGTGAAGGAGATGAGGTGAAAAAGGAGAGGCGCTCGCTCTGTTATGTAACTCCAGAGGGTGGGAGAGGTTTCGTTGAAGAGACGGGACAAACAAGAGCTGGCTGATGATGTGCCGCTTCCATGCGGAGGGCAACACTCAAGATGATGAAACTAACCAGCCAAATGGGCTTTAGATTGGAGTGAGACTGTCAGACACTtggttaaaaacacagattataactagagaaactgtgttctgcaaaaatgcagtgtggaagctgagagctgaacgagctaaaagctaaaaggagcaaaatgatagctaaaagtatgaaaaggTTAGCTAATAGAGTCAAATGACTggccaaaagttaaaaatatcaaaagccAAGCCttaaagctaatagtagcagaaacaggaaaccaatAGTGCAAATACTGCATCCACACAATAACAGCATCTATGAAGCTTTTTCTCATGATATGTAAGCTGAAACCAGAGTCACATCAAAAGAACTGAATTATTGATGAAGTCACACAAAGGAATTTTGTAAAGATGTATTGGATATAGTCTCTCCTCTACATCTTTCTCTTGCATATCTGCATATCAGAAGCTTTTGTGGTTTTCCTTAGGATGAAGAGGAAGTTCTATTCATGGGAAGAATGCATGAACCTCAGAGAAGTGAAGGTatggatgtttcttttttttggtagcAGCTCATAGAAGCAGTTCTCACAGTTCTCAGCATCAGTGAACGTAATTAAATTAACATCTTTGAGTGGGAACAGAAGACCCTATATGGAAACTTAACCATTTTCTGCTCAAACCATTTGTATATTTCACTCATTAAAACTGGAAACAATTGAATGTTATGGCCCAATTTTATACCATTTTCCTCATCTTCCACATTATCTGTCGCTGCAGtcgctgaagaagctgaaccaTGCGAATGTGGTGAAACTAAAGGAGGTTATCAGGGAGAACGATCACCTCTACTTTGTTTTCGAGTACATGAAAGAGAACCTGTACCAGCTGATGAAGGACAGGTGAGAACAACCACACTCAGCATACAAATTAAACTGTTTAGTGGACAATATATCTATGAAAGCCACTGTGCTGAATAAAAATGGAGACATTTATTAATCTCATTAAGAGTTTGTcatgtgttctgaatgactcagTTGAGTGTTTTCCAGTAGCATATTCAGTATTTCCGTGCATTCAGGAGTTTCCACCTCCCATTGCATTTAGAAAACAGCTGCTACCAGACTTAACACGATCTCTGGAGGAGGTCCTGGTGTTTTTGCTGGTTTGGAAACTCCCGAGTGTGTGTATCTGCAAAAACACAGTGGGGCTTTTCTGTTAAAAGCAAAGCACAGACAAGTGATATACTAGAATTCTGTCTTTGACGTGATTATTTTGTGACATGGCTTCTAAGAATTATATATGGATTTtatattcacagaaaaaaattgtttcccGAATCAGTGATAAGAAACATAAGCTTTCAGATTTTGCAAGGCCTGTCATTTATTCACAAACACGGTAGGTGTACCGTGTTGTATTCATGCTTCCAAACCTATGAGAGGGTTTTCATCCTGCAAGATTCACCTAAATGgggaaatatttccttttttaggaCCTTAATTACCCAAATAAACTACTCTGTGACGCTGTGCAACATTACATTGCTTTCAAAGAAGTCTTGTAGTATGTGAACCCTCCATATCTGtgttaataaaacacttttctgctcttttttctgtgtaataACTGGATGTGTGGATGCCTGTATCTTAATgtgtaattttttattaatagcACTCATAATATGTAATTAAAATGCTTATATTTAGTTGAATGTTTCATCAGAAGCATCACAAAAGAAACCTGCTCAGTATCTGTGCATCCTCTCATCCAAAATGCATGTACTaccttcttttttcctccttaaatcttttatttgacttctcttttatctttcctttcctcttttttattctttggcgtGCCGTTAGAGAGAATAAGATGTTCACAGAGAATGAAATTAGGAACATCATGTTTCAAGTGCTGTCTGGGTTGGCTTTTGTACATAAGCATGGTAAGAGGCTTTCCTTTGCATTCtgtcttcaaaaataaaatatccttGAGCTTTTTAGTTTGGATATTTTTCATAGAAATAATCTCATCGCAATGTATTACAAATGCAAATATGCTTGTATTATTCTGTGTAGTCACtgcatatttctgttttcttagaTATATTGCATAGAGACCTTACACAAAATATATCTTTTCATGACAACAATTTGAGCTATTTTGATTCATTTACAGTCAGAAACTTTTGTTTCATGTAATTTATAAAGTTTGACTTTCCAGATCCTCTTGTTATTGTCCTTATTTAGTCCCCAAATTGTTGAAAATTGAACCAGGCTAACATTTAACTCATCTGTAAATTGCGGGAAAGAGTGTTGTGGAAAcacactttttacttttagcttttcagtCACATTTCTGAAGATAAATTTGCTGAGCGGACATGATATTATAATGATTTGTGCAGGTTTCTTCCATCGAGACATGAAGCCTGAGAATCTTTTGTGCATGGGTCCAGAACTGGTCAAAATAGCAGATTTCGGACTGGCCAGAGAGATCCGCTCCAAACCTCCCTACACAGATTACGTATCAACCAGATGGTGAGAAGACTTTCCTTACTTTGTGCTCATCAATAATATACAAATAGAAGACAGAGAAATTAAAGTTCATGCCGAGATcgacttttatgtttttccttCAGGTCAAACAgtcatctttttttaagcagGGTTGTTTAAATCGTTGTTCTGCATCATCTAGGTACCGAGCCCCCGAGGTCCTGCTGAGGTCGACCACCTACAGCTCTCCTATCGACCTGTGGGCCATCGGCTGCATCATGGCCGAACTCTACACGCTCAGACCTCTTTTTCCTGGAAACAGTGAGGTGGACGAGATCTTTAAGATTTGCCAAGTCCTGGGCACAGTGAAAAAGGTGAGAAGTGTAAGGTGGAAGAGCTAAACTCTGTTATTACTGCTTGGTtggaaaatgtaaagaaatctAGAATCAGATGGGAAGAAGACACCTCAGAAACAAAGAGAGGTTGAACAGCCTAAACCATTTAACCATGAATAGACTGTGGTTCCGTCgtttgttttaaactccatCTAAATACACTGAtcagttaaaatatttacaaatatatatattaggtTGTACAAAAAGTACAATAAAtgtgttctgtggtcagatttGTCCACAGGTTTCCTTCGCCAACTCCAAAAATTAGTTTCTTTACTTaccaaattattaaaatgtaattaaaaaggaTTGGAGGTGTAACACATTAGTAGTTGCTGTGGAAAATAAGCACTGATAACCATTTCTTTACAATAATCATGGAAGGTGTCATGTTATTCTGACTTGCAGACAGACTTATAGACTCATTAGTTCTTGTGGTCTGTTTACTGTAatttacaccaaattttaaaccCCAGTACTGATAAACTGAGAGCTTAAAGCTCGACAGATGTCTTCCGTTAATAGACTTTCAGAAtgtgaaaaaaggcaaaaatacaCGTT includes the following:
- the plcxd2 gene encoding PI-PLC X domain-containing protein 2, whose protein sequence is MKTRPAGIGKVNADWMGSLPSQLSAMPLKYIAVPGSHDSFTFWVDEHAPVGPDQKAYVKYLATMFSVLAKKVMVKWSMTQNLTFREQLDAGIRYFDLRVSSKPGEAGNEIYFIHGLFGHKVRDGLLEINSFLCRHKKEVVFLDFNHYYAMEAEHHIYLIRMLQEVFGSKLCNNCMVENVTLDYLWEKKYQVIVFYHHPSAQGIPVMWPGYKIPAPWANTTEPNKLIKFLETTLKERAAQGSFHVTQAILTPRANTVAKGLVWGLRSYLVERNLPAIMSWVETQRPGKDGVNIITSDFVELTDFANIVIKLNNLLLSEQRRKPR